In Solimonas sp. K1W22B-7, the DNA window CATGCTCCTGCAGGCGCTGGAGCCGATGCCGCCGCCCGCGGCGGCCGAGCCGCCGGAAGCCGGCCCCGGCATGGAGCAATACCTGCCACCGGCGCTGGTCGGGCGCAGCCGCGCCGACGCGGCACCCTGGCCCGGCGAGTTCCGCATGCTCAGCACGCTGATGATCGGCTTCCCCGGCCTGGATCCGGCGGCGCCCGGCGCCCTGGCACGGCTGCAGACGGCGGTCAGCACGACGCAGCGCGAACTGCAGCGCAGCGGCGGGCGCATCGAGCGCCTGTCGATGGACGACAAGGGCATCAGCATCCTCACCGCCTGGGGCCTGCCCCAGGCCAGCTTCGACGACGACGCCGCGCGCGCGCTGCGCGCCGCCGGGGACAGCGAGGCGGCGCTGCGCCAGCAGGGCATTGCCTGCGCACTGGGCCTGTCCAGCGGCCGCGTGTTCTGCGGCGACAGCGGCGGGCACCGGCGCCGCCACCTGAGCCTGGCCGGCGCCAGCGTCAACCGCGCCGCGCGGCTGATGCAGCTTGGCCCCGGCCTGCGCTGCGACGCCGCCACCGCCCACGCCGCCTCGCGCGACTGGAGCTTCGAGCCCGAGAGCAGTGCGGCCGATGCCGCGCTGCGGCCGCAACGGCGCCAGGCGCCGGTGCTGCGGCCGCGCGAGGCCGCACTGATCGGCCGCGAAGCCGAGCAGCACCGCGTCGGGCAGGCGCTGCAAGCCGCAGGCAGCGGCCATGGCGGCCTGCTGCTGGTGATCGGCGAAGCCGGTATCGGCAAGTCGCGCCTGCTGGCCGACAGCACCGCGCGCGCCGCGGCGCAGGGCCTGCAGGTGATCTCCACCGGCGGCATGGCAGTGGAAGCGAACACGCCGTACTTCCCCTGGCGCCGCGTGCTGGAGCAGGTCCTGCTGCGCGACGGCGCGCCGGGCCCTGCGGCGCTGCTGCAGGAACTGCAGGCCCGGCTGCAGGACGAGCCGCGCCTGCTGCCCTGGCTGCCGCTGGTCAACGACATCCTGCCGCTGCAGATTCCGGACAACGAGCTGACGCCGCAGATCACCGGCGCGGCGCGCGCGCGCAACCTGCAGGAGCTGCTCAGCCGCCTGCTCGACGGGCCGGCACCGGGCGCGCTGCTGCTGCTCGACGACCTGCACTGGTGGGACGAAGCCTCGCTGGCGATGCTGGAGGCGATCCTGCAGCGCCTGCCGCTGCTGCCGGTGATTGCCGCCAGCCGGCCCGCCAGCGACATCGCCGCGGCCGCCGGCGACGGACTGCAGCGCCTGTTGCTGCGCGAGCAGTCCGGCGAACTGCGCCTGGAAGCCCTGCAGCGCGACGCCGCGGCACAACTGGCGGCGCGCACCCTGGGCCTGCAGGATGCCGGCGCCTCCGCGCTGCCCCATGCCCTGGTGGAGCTGCTGTACCAGCGCACCGCCGGCAACCCCTTCTTCTGCGAGGAACTGACCCTGGCGCTGCGCGACAGCGGCGTGCTGCGCGTGGACGGCAACCGCGTGCTGCTCGACAGCCCGGCCGACGACGCGGCGCTGGCCGAGGCGCCGACGACGCTGCGCGGCACCATCGTCAGCCGCTACGACCGCCTGCATCCCTCCGCGCAGGCGGCGCTCAAGCTGGCCAGCGTGATCGGCCGCGAGGTCAGCCCGCAGACCCTCGCGGCACTGCTGGGCGAGCACGACGTCGACGCCGCGCTGCAGCAACTGCGCGACACCGGGCTGCTGCGCCAGGACGATGGCGCGCAGACCGCGGCCTACCACTTCAAGCACGCGCTGCTGCGCGACGTGGTCTACGACCTGCTGCCATTCGCGCAGCGGCGCAAGCTGCACCGCGACGTCGCGCGCCATATCGAGACGCAGGGCGAAGCGCTCGCGCGCGCAACCGAGCTGGCGATGCACTGGGAAAGCGCCGGCGACATCGCGCAGGCGCTGCACTACCTGGAGCACGCCGCCCGCAACGCGCTGGCGCGCGACGCCAATCGCGAGGCGATCCGCCACGTGCAGCGTGCCTATGCGCTGGCCGCACGGCTGAGCGGCACGCCGGAGAGCGCGCGCCTGGGCGAGTGGGAGGCGATCCTCGGCGATGCGCACCAGGAGCTGTTCGAGTATGGCCCCTCGGTCCACCACTACCACCGCGCGCTGCAGCTGATGGGCCGCCCCGGACGCATCGGCGGCCTGCGTCGCGGCTGGCTGCTGCTCAAGGAAGCCGCGATCCAGGCCTGGCACCGGCAACGCCTGCCGCGGCGCGAGGCCGATGCGCGGCGCCTGCAGCAGCTGTCGCGCGCCGCGCATATCCACCAGCGCCTGGTCGAGACCGCGTTCTTCGACAACCGGCCGGCCGAGCTGCTTTACCAGACCCTGGCCTCGGTCAACCTGGCCGAAAAGACCGACTTCACCTACGTCCGCGTCAGCAGCTACGCCGGCCTGGCGATGGCCTGCATGGCGATGCGCCAGACGCGCCTGGCCGACGACTACAGCCAGCGCTCGCTGCTCGCCAGCCGCGCCGGCGCCAGCACCGACGTCGCCTACTCGCACCTCGGCCGCATGGTCTACCGCGCCAGCAGCGGCCACTGGCAGCAGGTGCACGAGTCCTACGACGCCGGCACGCCGCTCTATCGCAGCCTCGGCATCACCGGCCGCTGGCAGCAGATCCGCGTGACCGACCTGGTGGCCTGGTTCGCCCAGGGCCGCTACGACGAATCCGCGGCCGGCGTGCGCGAAGTGCTGGAGGCGCCCGGCGCCGTGATCCCCGCCCAGATCCAGGCCTGGTGCTGGTCCTACGACACGCTGCTGTCGGCCCTGCGCGGCGACGGCCCTGCGCGCCTGCCGGCGCTGGTGCAGGGCTACACCGCCCTGCCCCTGCAGGAAGTCAGCCTGGCCGACCGCATGCTCTGCGTGTCCGCGATGGCGCAGGCGCAGTGGCGCCTCGGCGAAACCGAGGCCGCGCTGGCCCACGCGGACGAGGCCCTGGTGCTGGCGCGCCGCGCACCCCCCTCCACCTTCTACCTGGCACCAGGCCTGGCCGCGGTCGCCGCCGTACTCTGCGCCGCCTGCGAGCGCGAGACCGATCCCGCGCGGCATGCCGCGCTGCTGGAACGCAGCGGCCGCATGGCACGCGTGCTGCGCCAGATGGCCTGGCTGGTCCCCACCGCCGGCCCGCGCGCGGCGCTGGCACGGGCGCGCCAGTCCTGGCTGCGCGGCAAGCGCGGCCCGGCGGAAAGGCTGTGGCGCCGCGCCCTGGCACAGGCCGAGGCACTGGACATGCCCTACGAGCAGGCACAGGCGCTGGAAGCGATGGGCCGCTGGCTGGACCCGCAGACGGCGCTGGCGGTGCAGCGCCGCGCAACCGCGGCGGCGATCTATGCGCGCATCGGGGCCTTGCCGCCGCCGTAGGACTACCTTCTCCTTCATCCGGCCGATGTGCGAAAAGCGCCGGCGTTCCAGTCTCGAGGCACTCCCCATCGACCGGAACCCGCCATGACCGAGACCGAAGCCCTGCTGGCCATCGAGGAGATCAGGAACGTCTTCGCCCGGCGCCTGCGCTACATGGACCTCAAGCAATGGGACCTGTACGGCAGCGTGCACACCGAGGATGCCTGGTCGGAAACCTACGGCGACCTGCCGCAGGCCTTGCAGCCGCAGTCCGGCGGTGTGCACAACAAGGTGGTCGGCCCCAGGGCGCTGGCGGAGGCGATCCGGCATTTCATGGAACATCGCACGCCGATCACCTCCGCGCATCACGCGCACACGCCGGAGATCGAGCTCACCTCCGACACCACCGCCACCGGCATCTGGCCGATGGAGGATCACCTGTGGTGGCAGGACGGCGAGCGCGAGGAATCGCTGCACGGCTACGGCCACTACACCGAGCACTACCGCAAGGTCGATGGCCGCTGGCTGATCTGCTACCGCAAGCTCACGCGGCTGCGCGTGGACCGCACGCCGGGGTTCTACGACCGGCTGATGTGACGGCGTCGAGCCCGGGACAGAACCCGGTCAGCCGGCGGATGGCTTGCCGGCGTTGATCGCCAACTGGGCGGCGAAAGCCCGCTGGTATGCGGGCCGCGCTTCGCCGCGGGCGACGTAGGCCGCCAGCTTGGAAAATTCGCCGAGGATGCCCGATGGTTTCAGCCTGAGCAGCACCGACACCATCATCAGGTCGCCCGCGCTGAACGCGGCATCGAGCCAGCCGGCATTGCCCAGGCGGGCAGACAGTTGGCCCAGCCGATTGCGGATGCGACCCTCGACCAGGGGCAGGCGCTCCCGGGTCCAGGGCTTGTCGCCCTCCAGGACCCTGGCGGTTGCAAGGTCAAGGATCGGCGGCTCCACGGTATTGAGCGCGGCAAACATCCAGGTGATCGCACGCGCGCGGGCATTGGCATCGTCCGGCAGCAGGCCCGCGTGGCGCTCGGCGATATGGAAGACGATCGCACCGGTCTCGAACAGGACGAGATCGCCTTCCTCGTAGGTTGGAATCTGGCCGAAAGGATGAAGGCCCAGATGCGCGGGTTCCTTCATCGCACGGAACGAAACCAGGCGAACCTCGTAGGCCTGGCCCACTTCTTCAAGCGCCCAGCGAACGCGCGTATCGCGCGCCAGCCCCTTGCCGCCATCGGGCGACCGTTCAAAGGCGGTAATGGTGATGGTCATCGCCAGACTCCTCGGCTGTCTGCACCGCAGGCCCTTGGGCCTTTTACAGCCAGTCAACAATACGCAAATCCCGATGCAGTAGTCTATCCATGCAGCTTGACCGGAAATGCCGGTCAGGTCAGCAGTGATCGAGGCAGCGTCAACAGATCCTGGACGATGGACAGCTCACCGAGTCAACCCCAAGCCGCAGGCGGGCAGCCGGCGACGCACTCGCTGCGCGGCGTGCTGCTGTTCATGCTGGGCGTGTTCCTGTTCGCCTGCATGGACAGCAGCACGAAGTACCTGGTGTCCCACTACGACGTCCCGCTGGTGGTGGCGATCCGCTACATCGGCAATTTCCTGCTGATGGTGATCCTGCTCACGCCCAGCCACGGCAAGGCACTGGTACGGACGCAGCGCCGCGGCCTGGTCCTGGCCCGCGGCGCCTGCCTGGCGACGGCGTCGCTGCTGCTGGGCCTGGCGCTGCAGCGCATGCCCGTGGCCGAGACCACGGCCATCGTGTTCCTGTCGCCGCTGCTGGTGGTGCTGCTGGCGGGCCCCGTCCTGGGCGAACGCGTCGGCATGATCGGCTGGGTCGCCGCCGTTGCCGGCTTTGGCGGCATCCTGCTGATTGCGCACCCCGGCGGCGGGCTGGATCCGCTGGGAACGGTGCTGGCACTGTGCGCGGTCGCGGTGACGGCGGCCTACCAGTTGCTGTCACGCATCCTGGCGAGCACCGAAGGCCCCGTGCCGATGCTGTTCTACACCGCGCTGGTGGGCAGCCTGGTCTTCGGCGCGTACCTGCCCTGGTCCTGGGGCGGCGAGCCGCCGACCCCGCTGCAGGCCCTGCTGTTCCTGGGCACCGGCGCCATGGGCGGACTGGGGCATTACCTGTTCACGGCTGCGCACCGCCATACGCCGGCGTCCGTGCTGGCCCCGATGATGTATGCGCAGCTGGTCTGGGCGGCGCTGCTGGGCTGGCTGGTGTTCGGGCACGTACCGGAAGCCATGAGCATCCTCGGCATGGGCATCGTCGCCGCCTCCGGCGTGCTGGTGGCGCTGAAGTCGCGCAAGGCGCAGCAGGCCATGTCGGAGCCGGTCGAGTAAAATTCCGGCCCCGCATCCGAAGGCTGCCAAGATGAGCAACAGACATTCCGGTTCCTGCCTCTGCGGCGCGGTCCGCTTCGAAGTGGAAGGGGACTTCCAGCGCTTCTATCTCTGCCATTGCGAATACTGCCGCAAGGACAGCGGATCGGCCCATGCCGCCAACCTGTTCTCCTCGACGGCACGCCTCAGCTGGATTTCCGGCGAGGGCCAGGTCCGGCAGTTCACCCTGCCCTCGACCCGGCACAGCCGCAGCTTCTGCTCGACCTGCGGCTCGGCGCTGCCGGGCACGCAGATGGACGGCGCCCTGCTGGTGGTTCCAGCGGGCAGCCTGGACGGCGAAGTGCGCATCCGGCCCGACGCTCACCTCTTCATTTCCAGCAAAGCCGGGTGGGACGAGGCGCTGGAGACGATTCCGAAGATGGAGAAGTTTCCCGTCTGAGGGATTGGCCGTCCCGCCGGATCAGTCCGGCCAGGCGCCGTTGGTCACGCGCACCGCGTAGAAGCCGGTGGTCAGGTCGGTGTACCAGATCTCCTTGCGCTCCGGTACGAACGACGGGCTGGACACTGCCGAGTTGACCGAGCCCGGTCGCGTCGAGACCGGCGCATTGAAATAGGCCACTTCGCGCGGGTGGTAGGGATCGCGGATGTCGAACACGCGCAGTCCCGAGAGGAGCATGCTGCAGGCGACGATCTTGGGATCGACGCGCGTCGGCACGTTGCAGTAGTGGCCGGCGTAGCCGCCGACGAACTGCCGCGCACCGGGGTCGTCCGCCACGACGGGACGGTTCTCGGGCTGGTGCACCTCCAGGCGCAGGTCGGAGATGACCTTGGGTTTCGTCTCGTCGCCGATGTCGATGATGCGCGCCGCACCGACACGGATGCCGTTGCCGGCGGGCAGCTTGCTCTTGCCGTTGGTGGCGAACTCGTCGACCTCCACCAGGTAGGGGTGGCCCTTGATGGTGATGGGAATCGCGTTCTGTGGAATGGTGATGTTGTCCCACTTCAGGCGCGAGATCTCGCGGATCTTCGGGAAGGGCTTGCGCGCCTGCACCTCGGAGACGTCGAGGATGATCAGCGCCGGGTAGTCCTGGCCGCCGCCGATGAAGTCCTCGGGCGTGGTACTGCCGCCGGCGACGTAGGCGCGGTTGCCGTCGGCACTGATCGACAGGCCGTGCGAATAGATCGGGGTGATGGCCAGCGGCAGGGGCAGCACCGGATTGGAGATATCGACGGCGGTCAGCGTCGGCGCGGCATTCGACGCCGAGTAGAAGGTGCGGCCGTCCGGCGCCATGCCGCTTTCGTGGCCGAGGACCCCGACCGGCAGCGACGACTTGAGCACAGGGTTCCGGCAATCGGCAGTCAGGTCGTAGAGGTCGACCACACCGGGCCCGAACACGATGTTGCCCAGCACCGCCGCCAGCAGGCCGCGCTCCTTGCTCAGCACCAGCGACTCGTGCGGCGACAGCATTGCCGGCGTGAGCAGCCGCGCGGTCCTCACCGGCTCGGCGGGATTGGACATGTCGAGCACGTTCACGCCCAGCTCGCCCGCGAGGACGCTTTCCGGGAACAGGCGCGTGCTGTCGTAGTAGGCGCACTCATGTCCGGCAGCGTCGACATAGCGCTCCACCTTGAAGCCCGCCACCGAAACGGCCGCGTCGGTCTTGCTGTGCTGCCCGACCAGTTCGGTATTGCAGCTGAAGCCGGCGGCGGCGCGCCCGCTGTCGTAGTCCTCGCCCGTCACCCGCCCCTGCAGGTCCGTTTCCGGCCGCGATCCCGGCCCGCACACGGCCCTGGGCGTCGCCGACGGCGCGGCCCCGGTGCCGACCGGAACGCTGGAGTTGCCGCAGGCCGCGACGACGAAAGACAAGGCCACCGCCGTGGCCGACAGGATGCGATGCATGCGAGTTCTCCCCGAAACCGCTGGATCTGCTTTCTTGCTGCGGGCCGCGCGCGCAAGGCGGCGGCCCGGGAGCCTCATCGCAAACTAGTCCCGGCCGGAACAGGGGTCAAAGCAATGCGCGCAGGGACAAGTGATGCCCGCCCCCGCCTTCCTTCCTGGACTTTTCCGGGCTTGGGTCAAATTTACCGATCCCCGGGCCGGCATCGTCACCGGACTGCCATCTTCGGCTGCAAGAGTTTCTCTCCACCTTCAATCCCGCGCAGGGGTCCTTGCATGCCGCCGTTCACGCGCCGCGCCTTCGTCATCGCGTCCGGCGCGACCCTGGTCAGCCTCCTCTCCGGCTGCGGTCGCAGCGACGACGACAGCGGCGGCGATGGCGGCAGTCTCGACGCCGCGGACTTCACCCATGGCGTCGCCAGCGGCGACCCGCTGCCCGACGCGGTCATGCTGTGGACCCGTGCGCTGCCCGCGGCGGCCGGCGCCACGCGCGCGCGCCTGCGCTACATCGTCGCGCGCGACCCGGCGCTGACCCAGGTCCTCAGCCGCGGCTTCGTCAGCAGCACGGCCGAGCGCGACTGGACCGTCAAGCTCGACCTGCGCGACCTGGCCCCCGACACCGCCTACTACTACTGCTTCGAGTCCGCCAGCGGCCGCTCTCCGGTCGGGCGCACGCGCACCACGCCGGACGGCGCCGTCACGCGCCTGCGGCTCGCCTTCGTCACCTGCTCCAGCTACATCACCGGCTACTTCCACGCCTATCGCCGCGTGGCCGAGCGCAGCGACCTGCACGCCGTCATCCACCTGGGCGACTACATCTACGAGAACGGCACGCAGGACCGGGTGCGCCCGCACGAGCCGGCGCACGAGTTGCTGGACCTGGCCGACTACCGCCAGCGCTACGCCCAGTACCGCGGCGACGAGGACCTGCTGGAACTGCACCGGCAGCATCCCGTCATCTGGATCTGGGACGACCACGAGGTCGCCAACGATGCCTGGAAGGAGGGCGCCGGCGCGCACGATGAAGCCGCGGAAGGCGCCTACACCGCGCGCCGCGCCGCCGCCATGCAGGCCGCCTTCGAGTGGATGCCGATCCGTGCGCCCGACGCGGGCGATCCCTCGCGGGTCTGGCGCGGTTTCCGTTTCGGCGACCTGGCCGACCTCAGCCTGATCGACGCGCGCCATTTCGGCCGTGACGAACCGCTGGAACCCAACAGCCTGTTCGGCGACGCCGTGCCGGTCTTCACCCAGAGCGGCGACTTCGCCGATGCCTCAAGGCAGATTCTCGGCCCGGCACAGGAGGCCTGGCTGGCGCAGCGGCTCGCCACCGGCAGCGCGCGCTGGCAGTTGATTGGCAACCAGGTCTACTTCTCCCCGCTGAAACTGCTCGGCGCGCCCCGTGCCCTGGGCGGCGGCGGGCTTTACCTGTCCAACGACAAGTGGGACGGCTACGACCCGGCGCGTTCGCGCGTCATCGACATGATCCGCGCCCGCAGCCAGGGCAACGTCGTTATCCTCACCGGCGACGCGCACGAGGCCTACGCCTTCGAGGTCACCGACGACCCCAACGGCCCCGGCTACCAGCCGCTGAGCGGCGCAGGCGCCGTGGCGGTCGAGTTCGTCGCCACCTCCGTCACCTCGCGCGGCGACCTGCCCGCCGGCAACGGCCCCACCGCACTGTTCGCCCAGCTCTCGGCCAACGCCGAGCAGCTGCTGCGGCTGACCAATCCGCACCTCAAGTACTACGAGAACACGCTCAACGGCTACCTGCTGCTCGATCTCACGCCGGAGCGCCTGCAAGCCGAGTTCTGGATCGTGCCGCGAGTCACCGAGCGCAACGACGAGCAGTCGCTGAACCAGGCCTTCAGCGTGGCGAGCGGCAGCAACCGGCTGGCTGCCGTCGCGGACGCATCACAGCCCATCGCGAATGGACCGGCCGCGGCACCCTGATGGGCGTCGCCACCTACGCGGCATCGTCATTTCCCTTGCGGAAATAGACGATCCCCAGCCCCAGGATCAGCAAGGGCATGCCGATGGCGACAAAGCCCTGTTCACCGACATGGCGAAGGTTCGCCAGGAACCAGGCGCCTCCGACAACGATGCCGATCAGGCCGGATGTCTTCTTGCTCCACATGTTCGATTCCCCCGACTCCGTAAGGTGGGCCACATCAACCTAGTTGCAGGGCCGCGACGCCTTGTCGGGATATCGCTGGGACAGGGCCACGATTTCCGGGTAGGTCAGGCCTTTGACCAGCGCATTGACGTCGTTCCTGTGTCCCGTCAGCTTGGCCTGCTCGTTCTCTCCGATCGAAACCCTGGCGACCGCATTCAGCAGCATGCAATTTTCCTGCGGCGACAGCTGGCGCTGCATTTCGCCCAGGCTCCTCGCAAAGCTCATGTCATCCGTCGTATCAAGCCGAACAGGATCGGATGCAGCGCAGGCGGACAGAACCGCTGCAGAGAACAAAATAGGCAATCTATGCACTGAAATCCCCTCGATCATTTCTCTTGTTGCTGGGCTCATAAAGGCTCGAATTCTCAGAATAGTGTCGAGCTTGGCCCCTTTGATACGGTTCTCTACGCTAGGTCCGTAGGACGACTAACCCGTTCTAGGCGCCTTGTGTTCGGCAACTCCAGGCTTGCACCTTTCGCGAAGCCATAGGATCGAAGCGGCAGCCAGCCCAGGGCCGATGGCCGCGACTGCAAACCAATCCACTCCAACCAACGCCAGCGTTGCGGCGGCGCCAAGAAGAAGAACAATGCCGCTCACCAAATCACGGTGAGAAGGTGCTGTCGCATGAGCCGCCCAGACGGCAGCCACGGCCATGAAAGCAGGCGTGGTAGTAAACTGGATCATTGTTGACGAGGGGAAGTAGTCATGGAGGCAGCTCCGGCTCACTATCGGTTCGCCACATGACCTCTCGGCAATCCCCCAGATCGACCAGTAGGCGAGCATCGCCAGCAGCGGCGCCAAGACTGCCACCACCGGCACCATGGCCCATCGGAATTTACTGACTGCACTCATTGCTTCTTGCTTCTCCATCCGGCTCTGGCTGCATGCAGGTCTGGCCGCCGATGCTCTCTTCGCGAATGGCGGATCAGTGATCCGCCTGGGCTTTGATGCATTAAAATCTTTTGCCCATTCACTTCTGACATGTACGCGGATGAAGCTTGAACTCAGTCTTTAGTTCTTCAGCTTTCCCCGGGAGGCCGCTTCGCTCCAGACTCTGGCTCCATGCTTGGAGCAGTGCAACGTCGTCATGGCCTCCCAATGTATGGGCCATTCGGAACTCAGCTCGGGCCAGTGATTCCCTCCCGAGCGCGGAGTACCCCCTGCCCAGCGCGAAATGAGCATTCCACTGCCTCGAATCCAACTCAATCGCCTTGCGTGCAAGATTGACAGCAGATACCGGCTCCTTTCTCCACAGAAAAGCGTCAGCGAGATCCACGTACTCCCCTGAGATATCTTCGGCTGTTACATCCGATTCCTTCCGCGCCTCGTCAGCGGCTTCCTCGAAGAGATCGACAATACCGGAAGTGCGCGCATGCCCCCTGGTGTAAACGCCGGCAATGATCCGCTCCAGCTCATTCGTGCCGCCACTTCTGAATCGGAGCAACTGCGCCTGCATGGAAAATTCACTACGCGCTCGATCTGGATCTCCCAAGCGGAGGAATGCACGCCCCATGTCTCTATGGACCATCGAGCGATTCACTCTGCCATCCGAGTCATGGGCCGCGGCTTCCAGCGCATCAACAGCATCCTGGAAGCATCCGAGCCTCGAGGAAATCTGTCCGGACAGCAGGAACAGGGAAACATTCTGTGGGTCCTGTCTTCTGCCACTTTGTATAGCCGCAACGGCTTGATCGATACGACCCGCGTTGATTAGCGATAGCGCCCAGCAGGTATGGCAGACTAGGTTGTCCCGATTCAAGCGAACGGCACGCGAGAAATGGTCTGCGGCTTCAGAGAATCTTCCAAAGCGCTCCAGTGAATTTCCGAGATTCAACTGCGCCACTCCTGAATCTGGATTTGACGAAGCTGCATTCTGGAACAACACCAAAGCATCTGCTGACTTCCCTTCCTGCATCTTTATCACACCCATGTTATTCAGGGCCGATGAATAGCTCGGGTCCAACTCCATCGCGCGCCCAAAAAGCGCCTGGGCGTCCTCTACATCTCCATCGACATACTTCAAGGCCCCCAACGCATTGGCAGCCACAGCCGATACAGCTGACGCGCTTTCTAGCAACTGATACATGGATTTTTCATCGACGCATTTTCCCTGCGAAAGACACACGTCCGAAATCTCATGCTTGCCGAGTTCCGATTGGACTTGAAGATATATGGAAGACAAGCGCGCCAGATGATCTACAGATTCAGCGGATGATCCATTTTTTGCGTTTACGCCCAGTGATTCCACCGCTTGAAAGTTTCTGCCTTGGGCCAGAAGCACTTGCGAAAGGCGATACGTCACCAAATCCTTGAACATCGGCCGACTCCCAAGTGCGGCACGGTAATAGGCCTCTGCTTCGGCGTAGGACGACTTCTGGAATGCAATATCACCAAGAATTGTCAAATAGAATGGCTTGTTGCCGCCTTGTGAGTTCAAGGACGAGAGCTCTTCGATTCTCGCCGTTGTGGCGTCGAAGCTGGGGTCTGTCGTTGCTCTGTCCAGCTGAAACTGGAAGAGAACCATCTCCTGCGGAAGCAGCTGATTCGCCACCCAGAACGATACTTTTTCGAGCAGATTGTTGGCCGAAGTCGCCGTTATGGATGTGGTGACGTCGAGATCGTCCCTTACTATATGGACCCTGGCAAATAATTCCCCCTCCCCCGGCGCGGTGATACTGACGCTCAGGCGATTGGTTTCTCTCTTTAAAAGGTAAGCCGCGTACGAAAGGGCCTCACGAATGGTCGAATCCAGCCGTGACGTCACCAGGTCAGGAATGGGGCGTGTGTGCTGTATCAGCAACCGTTGCGTCGATGCGGGAAGCTCGGGCAAAACCCTCAGCTTATTCTCGGACTGAAGTATGTACGCCAGATCGAGAGTGAACGGCTTCTGTGAATGAGCTGAAACCTGAAATCCCTTTATACGGGACACAATCTCCAATTCAATGGTTTCCGGCGATGCCCCCTGCTCCGATACGGCCTTTGGGAGCTGTCCCACCTCGACCAGCATGGCATCTGTCGATAGTTCATGGATCACTACCGCTGCGACGGCAATGGCGCCGATGATGAACAAGATGCTCAAAGCGATGGAGCGAAAAACCTCCAGCTTCTTCTGAATGGCTTCCAGAAGGCTTTTTTTGTCTTTGCCTTTGCTCTCCTCAGCTTCGACCACGTCAAGCTTCACCACAACATTTCGA includes these proteins:
- a CDS encoding GFA family protein, giving the protein MSNRHSGSCLCGAVRFEVEGDFQRFYLCHCEYCRKDSGSAHAANLFSSTARLSWISGEGQVRQFTLPSTRHSRSFCSTCGSALPGTQMDGALLVVPAGSLDGEVRIRPDAHLFISSKAGWDEALETIPKMEKFPV
- a CDS encoding LVIVD repeat-containing protein, producing MHRILSATAVALSFVVAACGNSSVPVGTGAAPSATPRAVCGPGSRPETDLQGRVTGEDYDSGRAAAGFSCNTELVGQHSKTDAAVSVAGFKVERYVDAAGHECAYYDSTRLFPESVLAGELGVNVLDMSNPAEPVRTARLLTPAMLSPHESLVLSKERGLLAAVLGNIVFGPGVVDLYDLTADCRNPVLKSSLPVGVLGHESGMAPDGRTFYSASNAAPTLTAVDISNPVLPLPLAITPIYSHGLSISADGNRAYVAGGSTTPEDFIGGGQDYPALIILDVSEVQARKPFPKIREISRLKWDNITIPQNAIPITIKGHPYLVEVDEFATNGKSKLPAGNGIRVGAARIIDIGDETKPKVISDLRLEVHQPENRPVVADDPGARQFVGGYAGHYCNVPTRVDPKIVACSMLLSGLRVFDIRDPYHPREVAYFNAPVSTRPGSVNSAVSSPSFVPERKEIWYTDLTTGFYAVRVTNGAWPD
- a CDS encoding nuclear transport factor 2 family protein, producing MTETEALLAIEEIRNVFARRLRYMDLKQWDLYGSVHTEDAWSETYGDLPQALQPQSGGVHNKVVGPRALAEAIRHFMEHRTPITSAHHAHTPEIELTSDTTATGIWPMEDHLWWQDGEREESLHGYGHYTEHYRKVDGRWLICYRKLTRLRVDRTPGFYDRLM
- a CDS encoding DMT family transporter, whose product is MDSSPSQPQAAGGQPATHSLRGVLLFMLGVFLFACMDSSTKYLVSHYDVPLVVAIRYIGNFLLMVILLTPSHGKALVRTQRRGLVLARGACLATASLLLGLALQRMPVAETTAIVFLSPLLVVLLAGPVLGERVGMIGWVAAVAGFGGILLIAHPGGGLDPLGTVLALCAVAVTAAYQLLSRILASTEGPVPMLFYTALVGSLVFGAYLPWSWGGEPPTPLQALLFLGTGAMGGLGHYLFTAAHRHTPASVLAPMMYAQLVWAALLGWLVFGHVPEAMSILGMGIVAASGVLVALKSRKAQQAMSEPVE
- a CDS encoding AAA family ATPase, whose protein sequence is MQAPAGRHPASPADPAEGRRALARYLPACVLADCAGASPRQRRFRGAVLVADIAGFSRLTERFAAQGPEGAERLAAVLDAWFGRMTEAALDHGGDVVDFVGDALVVSWTGEDLQQALLGAAQAAWALRAAGDEVATATGLALKQRIAIGAGELALFGVGLGQQWHGLVAGAPVAGAAALYRHGQPGDILVCADSWPLLAPLARGQKLDTGADMLLQALEPMPPPAAAEPPEAGPGMEQYLPPALVGRSRADAAPWPGEFRMLSTLMIGFPGLDPAAPGALARLQTAVSTTQRELQRSGGRIERLSMDDKGISILTAWGLPQASFDDDAARALRAAGDSEAALRQQGIACALGLSSGRVFCGDSGGHRRRHLSLAGASVNRAARLMQLGPGLRCDAATAHAASRDWSFEPESSAADAALRPQRRQAPVLRPREAALIGREAEQHRVGQALQAAGSGHGGLLLVIGEAGIGKSRLLADSTARAAAQGLQVISTGGMAVEANTPYFPWRRVLEQVLLRDGAPGPAALLQELQARLQDEPRLLPWLPLVNDILPLQIPDNELTPQITGAARARNLQELLSRLLDGPAPGALLLLDDLHWWDEASLAMLEAILQRLPLLPVIAASRPASDIAAAAGDGLQRLLLREQSGELRLEALQRDAAAQLAARTLGLQDAGASALPHALVELLYQRTAGNPFFCEELTLALRDSGVLRVDGNRVLLDSPADDAALAEAPTTLRGTIVSRYDRLHPSAQAALKLASVIGREVSPQTLAALLGEHDVDAALQQLRDTGLLRQDDGAQTAAYHFKHALLRDVVYDLLPFAQRRKLHRDVARHIETQGEALARATELAMHWESAGDIAQALHYLEHAARNALARDANREAIRHVQRAYALAARLSGTPESARLGEWEAILGDAHQELFEYGPSVHHYHRALQLMGRPGRIGGLRRGWLLLKEAAIQAWHRQRLPRREADARRLQQLSRAAHIHQRLVETAFFDNRPAELLYQTLASVNLAEKTDFTYVRVSSYAGLAMACMAMRQTRLADDYSQRSLLASRAGASTDVAYSHLGRMVYRASSGHWQQVHESYDAGTPLYRSLGITGRWQQIRVTDLVAWFAQGRYDESAAGVREVLEAPGAVIPAQIQAWCWSYDTLLSALRGDGPARLPALVQGYTALPLQEVSLADRMLCVSAMAQAQWRLGETEAALAHADEALVLARRAPPSTFYLAPGLAAVAAVLCAACERETDPARHAALLERSGRMARVLRQMAWLVPTAGPRAALARARQSWLRGKRGPAERLWRRALAQAEALDMPYEQAQALEAMGRWLDPQTALAVQRRATAAAIYARIGALPPP
- a CDS encoding glutathione S-transferase family protein, whose amino-acid sequence is MTITITAFERSPDGGKGLARDTRVRWALEEVGQAYEVRLVSFRAMKEPAHLGLHPFGQIPTYEEGDLVLFETGAIVFHIAERHAGLLPDDANARARAITWMFAALNTVEPPILDLATARVLEGDKPWTRERLPLVEGRIRNRLGQLSARLGNAGWLDAAFSAGDLMMVSVLLRLKPSGILGEFSKLAAYVARGEARPAYQRAFAAQLAINAGKPSAG